The Acidobacteriota bacterium genomic interval GGAAGTCGATGGTGCCCGCGGTCGTCTCCGCCGTGAAATCCGGCGCGACGTCGTTGATGCGCAGTGACATGATTCTCTCCTTCGCAGACGTTGCCGCCTCTCCGGCTTCCCACCAGTTCCAGCGCCAGGACCTCCAGAAAGGCATGATTCTCCTCCCCGCAGGCAGGTGCCCGTCCCGCGCCGGAACCGCACCGTGGTCGGGCAGGCCCGCTCTCCCGGAATTATAGGTCGCGGCGTCGGTCCGGGAGTCGGCGGTCGAGTTTTCCGGACGCGCCGGACCCGCGAGTCGAAGTGATATTCTATTGGCGGATTCGGCGGTCGTGGGCCGTGTTCAGGCCCTTTTTCCCGTCGTCGAACGGAGCAGCGAGATGGATCGGGTGCAGATTGCGATACCGGTGCGGGGGTTCGGTGAGACGTCGCGGCGCGACGCCTGGTGGCTGCAGCCGGCCGCCGTCTTCGCCGGTCTCCTGGGCGCCCTCATCTACCTGAACTGGGCCGCGGTCCAGGGCGAGTACTACGCCCACGGCGGCTACCTGTCGCCGCTGTACTCGCCCGAGCTGTTCGGCGACTCGTCGCACAGCCTGTTCGGGCCGAAGCCCGGGTGGTGGCCGGCGTGGCTGCCCTTCTCGCCCGCGTTCCTCATTCTGTGGGCGCCGGCCGGCTTCCGGGTGACCTGCTACTACTACCGGGGGGCGTACTACAAGGCATTCTGGGCCGACCCGCCGTCGTGCGCGGTCGGCGAGCCGCGCAACGCGTTCCGCGGCGAGAACTCGTTCCCGCTGATTCTGCAGAACGTGCACCGCTACTTCCTGTATCTCGCGCTCGGCTTCATCGTGTTCCTGAGCTACGACGTCTGGAACGCGCTCTGGTTCGAGGACGCGGCCGGGACCGTGTCGTTCGGCGTCGGCATCGGAACGCTCGTGCTCGCGCTCAACGTGGTCCTGCTCGGCGGATACACGTTCAGTTGCCATTCCCTGCGCCATCTGGTCGGCGGCCGGCACGACTGCATCTCGGCGAACCCCGTACAGCAGCGCGCGTACGACTGCGTGAGCTGCTTGAACCGCCGTCACATGCTCTTCGCGTGGCTGAGCCTCGTCTGGGTCTGTTTCTCCGACGTGTACGTGCGGCTCTGCTCGATGGGGGTCTGGACCGACCTCCGCATCCTGTAGTTCCGCGAGCTGTGGCCCGCGGCCTCATCGAAGTGAAGAACAAGCGAAACCAGGGATGGACTACCAGACATTCGAACACGACGTCCTGGTGATCGGCGCCGGCGGGGCGGGGCTGCGGGCGGCGGTGGAGGCCTCGGCGGCCGGGGTCTCCGTCGGCCTCGTCTGCAAGTCGCTGCTCGGCAAGGCGCACACCGTGATGGCCGAGGGCGGGATGGCCGCCGCGCTCGGCAACGTCGACGACCGCGACAGTTGGCAGACGCACTTCGCCGACACGATGCGCGGCGGCCAGTACCTCAACAACTGGCGCATGGCCGAGCTGCACGCCAGGGAGGCGCCGGCCCGGGTGCGCGAGCTCGAGGCCTGGGGCGCGGTCTTCGACCGCACGCGCGACGGACGCATCCTGCAGCGCAACTTCGGCGGCCACAAGTATCCCCGGTTGGCCCACGTCGGCGACCGCACCGGCCTGGAGATGATCCGCACGCTGCAGGACCACGGCGTGCACCAGGGCATCGACGTGCACATGGAGTGCACCGTCGTCGAGCTCCTCAAGGACGGCGAGCGGGTCGTCGGCGCGTTCGG includes:
- a CDS encoding succinate dehydrogenase, whose translation is MDRVQIAIPVRGFGETSRRDAWWLQPAAVFAGLLGALIYLNWAAVQGEYYAHGGYLSPLYSPELFGDSSHSLFGPKPGWWPAWLPFSPAFLILWAPAGFRVTCYYYRGAYYKAFWADPPSCAVGEPRNAFRGENSFPLILQNVHRYFLYLALGFIVFLSYDVWNALWFEDAAGTVSFGVGIGTLVLALNVVLLGGYTFSCHSLRHLVGGRHDCISANPVQQRAYDCVSCLNRRHMLFAWLSLVWVCFSDVYVRLCSMGVWTDLRIL